A single Methanomicrobiales archaeon DNA region contains:
- a CDS encoding peptidylprolyl isomerase has translation MAQPTEGTNVRLETTMGNITVRLYADMPITAGNFEKLAREGFYNNTIFHRVIDRFMIQGGDPTGTGMGGPGYTIPDEFGSRHRNTRGTLAMANTGRPNSGGSQFFINTVNNSHLDGRHPVFGEVIEGMDVVDRISRVRTDRNDRPLQDVTIVRATVL, from the coding sequence ATGGCACAACCAACCGAAGGAACGAACGTGCGGCTCGAGACCACGATGGGGAACATCACCGTCCGCCTCTATGCGGACATGCCGATCACCGCGGGCAACTTCGAGAAGCTGGCAAGAGAGGGGTTCTACAACAACACCATCTTCCACCGCGTCATCGACCGCTTCATGATCCAGGGCGGGGACCCGACGGGTACCGGGATGGGCGGGCCGGGCTACACCATCCCGGATGAGTTCGGCAGCCGGCACCGCAACACCCGGGGGACCCTGGCGATGGCCAATACCGGCCGCCCGAACAGCGGCGGCAGCCAGTTCTTCATCAACACGGTGAACAACAGCCACCTGGACGGCAGGCACCCGGTCTTCGGCGAGGTGATCGAGGGGATGGACGTGGTGGACCGGATCAGCAGGGTGCGAACCGACAGGAACGACCGCCCCCTGCAGGATGTGACCATCGTCCGCGCGACAGTCCTCTGA